The following proteins come from a genomic window of Drosophila sulfurigaster albostrigata strain 15112-1811.04 chromosome X, ASM2355843v2, whole genome shotgun sequence:
- the LOC133847403 gene encoding mannan-binding lectin serine protease 1-like, whose product MVKQWSWLLIFLTSLILFWNIPAEHLALKWAIPKQFPYQVFYSIANYSQTDQQWSPQCSGTIFAKNGIGTAASCLDTKFDLIRIYFGAVNISNPCEIGQTQVTLNRSEIGFVRYADYNPVTLENNIGIIVLPYDLEFNEYVQAALLPRKSDISSYAGQNMIISGWHKSYKNSADIVLGFVETKVTKFGKDLSILRYKKELADVANVGSPIVIHNANESQNIVVGMFAASKAHLKHMKRGFFVNLYQYIKWILDLIKGKINAIG is encoded by the exons ATGGTGAAACAATGGAGTTGGTTGCTAATTTTCTTGACCTCTCTAATCCTATTTTGGAACATCCCTGCTGAGCACTTAGCATTGAAGTGGGCGATTCCCAAACAATTTCCATATCAAGTATTTTATTCGATAGCCAATTATTCGCAAACCGATCAACAATGGAGTCCTCAGTGTAGCGGCACAATCTTCGCAAAAAATGGAATTGGGACAGCAGCTTCTTGTCTGGACACCAAGTT CGACTTGATACGCATTTACTTTGGCGCCGTCAATATTTCAAATCCATGCGAAATAGGACAAACTCAAGTTACCCTAAATCGAAGCGAAATTGGTTTTGTGCGGTATGCAGATTATAATCCTGTTACCTTAGAGAACAATATAGGGATCATTGTACTACCCTATGATCTGGAATTCAATGAGTATGTTCAAGCAGCTTTACTACCACGCAAATCCGATATTAGTTCCTACGCTGGCCAAAATATGATCATATCTGGATGGCATAAAAGTTATA AGAACTCGGCGGACATTGTTTTAGGATTTGTGGAAACGAAGGTAACAAAATTCGGTAAAGATTTGTCTATTTTGCGTTATAAAAAAGAACTCGCGGACGTGGCAAATGTTGGAAGTCCCATCGTTATACACAATGCAAATGAATCGCAAAATATTGTCGTGGGAATGTTCGCTGCATCCAAAGCACATCTAAAACATATGAAACGTGGTTTCTTTGTcaatttatatcaatatattaaatggaTTTTAGATTTGATCAAAG gAAAAATCAATGCGATCGGATAG